CGGAAATTCTTTTACGTGGATTACGGAGCGGTCGTCTATCCTGGTGGAGATTTCTACCGATACGGGTATTACGGGATGGGGGCAAGGGGCGGGATCGCTTGGGGAGTCGGATATTCAGCGGCATG
The window above is part of the Gemmatimonadota bacterium genome. Proteins encoded here:
- a CDS encoding mandelate racemase/muconate lactonizing enzyme family protein; the encoded protein is MKITDVKYHRLRYPVTEKFGNSFTWITERSSILVEISTDTGITGWGQGAGSLGESDIQRH